In Solanum pennellii chromosome 7, SPENNV200, the following are encoded in one genomic region:
- the LOC107025936 gene encoding receptor-like serine/threonine-protein kinase ALE2: MDGVKLQLVCLLLQLCAFAFSMGSAGVRLSPSPSASSAVHPVEEEIPFFVSHGNASTSNAPAPALELNVASPPANVFPPMMSPTIPPPIEVLTPSLQPSAPIILPPPSSAPPTINSAPPQIASLPGPPPPIVWSDPAPVLPPSAPKRDHRHTEQPVVVPEAPAPVSSPGRNSTEDAPTKTPPLPGSMPPSESKSTEGPLSSIAPVLNAPAPRGMPRNSLPTLPRNPEISPSIPPVLNAPSPRGKPQNPLPTHPIIPEVSPSMPPVLNAPSPREKPQNPLPARPTNPKVSPSIPPATFAPPPRKLPNNSPPSHPRHPLKPPSISPVKHDISPVSTPWPSINRKRASAPTVAPTKGMNHQHPAKGLSVPPVLAPLTSPESHDSPAISPSPSASSRPTKSKKPFLSPKFSPSGSSPRHPKIPHPFQALPPPPPNEDCASLACAEPFTNGPPKAPCVCVLPMRIGLRLSVALYTFFPLVSELATEVSVGVFMDKSQVRIMGANSASQYPEKTIVLIDLVPLGEKFDNTTAFLTSQRFWHKQVVIKSSLFGDYDVLYVQYPGLPPSPPSAASDIDTISSQPYPGDNNGRTIQPLGVDVRGQQHKSGPSRSVIAVIVLSASVAVILCCAVAWVLLFRHRDHGYRLEPTPPTTLPSLAKSSGIAASMIGSRLNSPTLSFSSSFAAYTGSARTFSSKEIDRATDSFNEARVLGEGGFGRVYSGVLDDGVKVAVKVLKRDDQQGGREFLAEVEMLSRLHHRNLVKLIGICLEERSRCLLYELIPNGSVESHLHGVDKESSPLDWDARMKIALGAARGLAYLHEDSSPRVIHRDFKSSNILLEHDFTPKVSDFGLARAALDEGERHISTRVMGTFGYVAPEYAMTGHLLVKSDVYSYGVVLLELLTGKKPVDMSQPPGQENLVAWARPLLTSEEGLELIVDRNLGPDFPFDDIVKVAAIASMCVQPEVSHRPFMGEVVQALKLVCNECGQTKDVVSQSCSQDDLSIDMDAGVSTTSSQVLNPIQPQSPVSNSDSELDVERGLSMSDLLSPLARYGQQESGSFRRYSSSGPLRKGKTRRLWQKMRRLSGGSLSEHGVMFGLRPGSH, encoded by the exons ATGGATGGAGTGAAGCTGCAACTTGTTTGTTTGCTGCTGCAATTATGTGCCTTTGCTTTCTCTATGGGATCTGCAG GCGTCCGTTTATCGCCCTCTCCGTCAGCATCCTCTGCAGTTCATCCTGTTGAAGAGGAAATACCCTTTTTTGTCTCTCATGGGAATGCGTCCACAAGTAATGCACCTGCTCCTGCATTAGAGTTGAATG TAGCATCTCCTCCTGCAAATGTCTTTCCACCAATGATGTCCCCCACTATCCCTCCACCGATAGAAGTTCTTACACCGTCTCTGCAACCAAGTGCTCCTATAATATTGCCACCACCCAGTTCAGCTCCACCCACAATCAATTCAGCCCCACCACAAATTGCTTCTCTACCAGGTCCTCCTCCTCCAATAGTGTGGAGTGATCCCGCTCCAGTTCTGCCTCCGAGTGCTCCTAAGAGAGATCATCGACATACTGAACAGCCTGTTGTCGTTCCAGAAGCTCCAG CACCAGTATCGTCACCTGGAAGGAACTCTACTGAAGATGCACCAACTAAAACTCCACCGCTACCTGGATCTATGCCACCCAGTGAGAGCAAGTCAACAGAGGGTCCTCTCTCCTCAATTGCTCCAG TCCTGAATGCGCCTGCTCCAAGGGGAATGCCGAGAAATTCACTGCCCACCCTCCCAAGAAATCCAGAAATTTCACCATCCATTCCACCAG TCCTGAATGCGCCTTCTCCAAGGGGAAAGCCACAAAATCCTCTGCCCACCCACCCAATCATTCCAGAAGTCTCACCATCTATGCCACCAG TCCTTAATGCGCCTTCTCCAAGGGAAAAGCCGCAAAATCCACTGCCTGCCAGGCCAACCAATCCAAAAGTTTCACCATCTATTCCACCAG CGACATTTGCACCACCTCCGAGGAAGTTGCCTAACAATTCACCACCCAGCCATCCAAGACATCCTCTAAAACCTCCATCCATTTCACCAG TTAAGCATGATATATCCCCTGTATCAACTCCGTGGCCAAGCATCAACCGCAAAAGAGCAAGTGCTCCAACTGTTGCACCTACCAAGGGAATGAACCATCAGCATCCAGCAAAAG GATTGTCGGTACCACCGGTGCTTGCGCCTTTAACTTCTCCGGAGAGTCATGATTCTCCTGCAATATCACCATCTCCAAGTGCTTCATCTAGACCAACTAAAAGTAAGA AGCCATTTCTTTCCCCTAAATTCTCTCCCTCTGGGTCTTCACCAAGGCATCCAAAGATACCGCATCCATTTCAGGCACTACCACCTCCACCTCCTAATGAAG ATTGCGCATCATTGGCTTGTGCGGAGCCTTTCACAAATGGTCCACCCAAAGCACCTTGTGTTTGTGTCTTGCCCATGCGAATTGGACTACGCCTTAGTGTAGCACTCTACACCTTCTTCCCTTTGGTTTCAGAGTTAGCTACAGAAGTTTCTGTTGGGGTATTTATGGATAAAAGTCAAGTTCGTATAATGGGAGCAAATTCAGCCAGCCAGTACCCAGAAAAGACCATTGTCCTTATTGATTTGGTACCCCTCGGAGAAAAATTTGATAACACGACAGCATTTTTGACATCACAAAGATTCTGGCACAAACAAGTTGTTATAAAATCATCACTTTTTGgtgattatgatgtattatatgTGCAATATCCAG GTCTTCCTCCCTCTCCACCTTCAGCAGCTTCAGACATTGATACCATAAGTAGCCAACCATATCCTGGTGATAATAACGGAAGGACCATACAGCCTCTTGGAGTTGATGTGAGGGGGCAACAGCACAAAAGTGGGCCAAGTCGGAGTGTCATAGCAGTAATTGTGCTGTCAGCCTCTGTCGCAGTTATTTTATGTTGTGCTGTTGCATGGGTTTTGCTTTTCAGGCATAGAGATCACGGATATCGGTTAGAACCAACTCCACCAACTACATTACCATCCCTTGCAAAGTCATCAG GGATTGCAGCCTCCATGATTGGGAGTAGGCTGAACTCTCCTACATTATCCTTTAGTTCAAGCTTTGCTGCTTATACTGGTTCAGCTAGAACATTTTCTTCAAAGGAAATTGATAGAGCAACTGACAGCTTCAATGAAGCAAGAGTACTAGGTGAAGGGGGATTTGGTCGTGTTTATAGTGGTGTGCTTGATGATGGGGTGAAAGTGGCAGTGAAAGTCCTCAAGAGAGATGACCAACAGGGTGGTCGTGAATTTTTGGCTGAAGTAGAGATGCTTAGCCGCCTCCATCATAGGAACTTGGTCAAGTTGATAGGTATATGTCTTGAGGAGCGCAGTCGCTGTTTACTTTATGAGCTCATCCCAAATGGCAGTGTGGAATCTCACCTTCATG GTGTTGACAAGGAAAGTTCTCCACTTGATTGGGATGCCCGAATGAAAATAGCACTCGGTGCTGCCCGAGGCCTGGCCTATTTACATGAAGATTCCAGTCCCCGTGTCATACACAGGGATTTTAAGTCTAGTAACATCTTACTGGAACATGATTTCACCCCAAAAGTGTCTGATTTTGGTTTGGCTAGAGCTGCATTAGATGAAGGAGAAAGACACATATCCACTCGAGTCATGGGAACTTTTGG GTACGTGGCTCCAGAATATGCTATGACAGGGCATCTACTTGTAAAGAGTGATGTTTACAGTTATGGTGTTGTCCTGCTTGAGCTGCTAACTGGAAAAAAGCCAGTGGATATGTCTCAGCCACCAGGTCAAGAGAATTTGGTCGCTTGGGCACGTCCACTCCTAACGAGTGAAGAAGGTCTGGAGTTGATTGTGGACCGTAATTTGGGGCCTGATTTCCCTTTTGATGACATTGTAAAAGTAGCTGCTATTGCGTCAATGTGTGTTCAACCAGAGGTGTCACACAGACCTTTCATGGGTGAGGTTGTCCAGGCCTTAAAGCTGGTATGTAACGAATGCGGACAGACAAAAGACGTAGTGTCTCAAAGTTGTAGCCAAGATGATCTGTCTATTGACATGGATGCTGGGGTTAGTACAACTTCAAGCCAAGTGCTAAACCCTATACAACCTCAATCCCCGGTTTCTAACTCTGACAGTGAGCTGGATGTTGAGAGGGGACTTTCAATGTCAGATTTACTGAGTCCATTAGCAAGATATGGACAGCAAGAATCTGGTTCATTTAGGAGGTACTCTAGCTCAGGTCCTCTGAGAAAAGGAAAAACTAGGAGGCTATGGCAGAAAATGAGAAGATTATCTGGAGGTAGTTTGAGCGAGCATGGCGTGATGTTTGGGTTACGGCCTGGATCCCACTAA